Proteins encoded within one genomic window of Bombina bombina isolate aBomBom1 chromosome 1, aBomBom1.pri, whole genome shotgun sequence:
- the LOC128663836 gene encoding tigger transposable element-derived protein 1-like has translation MALAPGDEKKRIRKPLTLNQKLEIIKMSEQGMSISDIGRKLGLARTTVSTVVNAKEKYLKEVKSATPVHPKVIRKRDNLIAEMEKLLVVWIEDQTSHIVPLSQAIIQSKALSLFNAMKTDRGESAKDENFEASRGWFNRFKERSHLHNIKVQGEAASADVESAEAFPEELAKIIEDGGYTTQQIFNVDETGLFWKKMPSRTFIAKEEKLMPGFKAAKDRLTLLLGANAAGDLKLKPMMIYHSENPRALKNYAKSSLSVYYKSNTKAWMTASLFTTWFTDYFKPTVEAYCKEKKIPFKILMLTDNAPSHPRALMEMYNEIQVVFLPANTTSILQPMDQGVIATFKAYYLKKTFTAAITALDSDASDGATQNKLKAFWKGFTILDAIKAIRDSWNEVSESALRRVWKKLIPTFMDDVPGLETSVEEVNASVVDMARQLELEVEPEDVTELLASHDQPLTDEDLIMIEEQRRLFLETDGSTDEDPVCIREMPTKELEEYVNLIETGLAGLEQIDGNFERSSSVNKIVSNGIACYKEILRERKRQSMKQTSLLSYFNKVPQPSSSPSTSRPDESLSSSPPSKLICIENSDDES, from the coding sequence ATGGCCCTGGCTCCAGGTGATGAAAAAAAGAGGATCCGTAAGCCTCTTACATTGAATCAAAAGTTGGAAATAATAAAGATGAGTGAGCAAGGCATGTCCATCTCAGATATAGGCCGCAAGTTAGGTTTGGCTCGCACAACAGTTAGCACAGTGGTGAACGCTaaagaaaaatacttaaaagaagtaAAAAGTGCTACTCCAGTGCACCCAAAAGTGATTCGCAAGAGAGACAACCTTATTGCTGAAATGGAGAAGCTGCTAGTGGTTTGGATAGAAGATCAAACCAGCCACATTGTTCCTTTAAGCCAAGCCATTATTCAAAGCAAGGCACTATCCTTGTTTAATGCAATGAAGACTGATAGAGGTGAGAGTGCTAAAGATGAAAATTTTGAAGCTAGCAGAGGTTGGTTTAACAGGTTTAAGGAAAGAAGTCATCTGCACAACATTAAAGTGCAAGGGGAAGCAGCTAGTGCAGATGTTGAATCTGCAGAGGCTTTTCCAGAAGAGCTGGCTAAAATTATAGAAGATGGTGGTTACACCACACAGCAAATATTTAATGTTGATGAAACCggccttttctggaaaaaaatgccATCTAGgacattcattgcaaaggaggaaaaGTTAATGCCAGGATTCAAAGCTGCAAAGGATCGACTAACACTGCTTTTAGGTGCTAATGCAGCTGGTGATTTGAAGCTGAAGCCTATGATGATCTACCATTCTGAGAATCCCAGGGCTCTGAAAAACTATGCTAAATCTAGCCTGTCTGTTTACTACAAATCAAACACTAAAGCCTGGATGACTGCAAGTCTATTTACAACATGGTTTACAGATTATTTTAAACCCACAGTTGAAGCCTACTGCaaggaaaaaaaaattccttttaaaatTTTAATGCTTACTGACAATGCACCTTCTCACCCACGAGCATTAATGGAAATGTACAATGAGATTCAAGTTGTTTTCTTGCCTGCAAACACCACATCTATTCTTCAGCCTATGGATCAGGGAGTGATTGCAACCTTCAAAGCATATTATTTGAAGAAGACATTTACTGCTGCTATAACTGCCTTAGATAGCGATGCATCTGATGGTGCTACACAGAACAAATTAAAAGCCTTCTGGAAAGGATTTACAATTCTAGATGCTATTAAAGCAATTAGAGATTCCTGGAATGAAGTTTCAGAATCAGCATTGAGACGTGTGTGGAAAAAGCTTATCCCCACCTTTATGGATGATGTTCCCGGCCTTGAGACTTCGGTAGAGGAAGTCAATGCTAGCGTTGTGGACATGGCTAGACAACTGGAACTAGAAGTGGAGCCTGAAGATGTTACAGAATTGCTTGCATCTCATGACCAGCCATTGACAGATGAAGATTTGATTATGATTGAAGAGCAAAGAAGACTGTTTCTTGAAACTGATGGTTCTACTGATGAAGACCCAGTTTGCATTAGGGAAATGCCAACAAAAGAATTAGAGGAATATGTCAATTTAATTGAAACAGGTTTGGCAGGTTTGGAGCAGATTGATGGCAATTTTGAAAGAAGTTCTTCAGTTAATAAAATTGTGTCAAATGGAATTGCATGTTATAAAGAAATACTTCGAGAAAGGAAGCGTCAGTCCATGAAGCAAACTTCTTTGCTATCATattttaataaagtcccacagccaTCATCATCACCTTCAACATCAAGACCTGATGAATCTTTGTCAAGTTCTCCACCTTCAAAACTGATTTGCATTGAAAACTCAGATGATGAATCATAA